One window of the Shewanella litorisediminis genome contains the following:
- a CDS encoding sulfotransferase family protein, with the protein MNQSINKIFIIGLPRTGTTSVCVALLEAMPKAGQAHLKVAHMAFTKASFEAADAIADAPVFSDYQKLDKLYPNSKFVYLERTIDSWVPSMQRLLERMLPKLDPRAKGGFHPQLRRSFNEVFELAKAQAGQVDILSAPHLEQCFTRHRQQVEAYFAGRDDLLWLNPADASALAALHRFLGLADVAEDAPFPHLNQAGRVAGFDEFKHPNKIPAELSGPERRAFFDYAVSRKG; encoded by the coding sequence ATGAACCAGTCCATCAACAAGATTTTTATTATCGGCTTGCCCCGCACCGGCACCACCAGTGTGTGCGTGGCCCTGCTGGAAGCCATGCCAAAGGCCGGGCAGGCACATCTCAAGGTAGCGCACATGGCCTTTACCAAGGCAAGCTTTGAGGCTGCCGATGCCATCGCCGATGCGCCCGTGTTCAGTGACTACCAAAAGCTGGACAAACTCTACCCCAACAGTAAGTTTGTTTACCTTGAGCGCACAATCGACAGCTGGGTTCCCTCGATGCAACGGCTGCTGGAGCGGATGCTGCCAAAGCTCGACCCAAGGGCCAAAGGCGGTTTTCATCCGCAGCTCAGACGCAGTTTTAATGAGGTATTTGAGCTCGCTAAAGCGCAGGCAGGGCAAGTGGATATACTCTCTGCCCCGCACCTTGAGCAGTGTTTTACAAGGCACAGGCAGCAGGTGGAGGCCTATTTTGCCGGACGTGACGATTTGCTGTGGTTAAACCCCGCCGATGCTAGCGCACTCGCGGCGCTGCACCGTTTTTTAGGTCTTGCCGACGTCGCCGAGGACGCCCCCTTCCCACACCTGAATCAGGCAGGCCGGGTGGCCGGTTTTGATGAGTTCAAACACCCAAACAAGATACCCGCAGAATTGTCGGGCCCAGAGCGGCGCGCCTTTTTCGACTATGCCGTCAGCCGTAAAGGTTGA